A part of Setaria viridis chromosome 8, Setaria_viridis_v4.0, whole genome shotgun sequence genomic DNA contains:
- the LOC117866394 gene encoding peroxidase 43, which produces MARRCSRSNGTNVTGLGLAMAASWLLLLAGVSDGQLQVGFYSRTCPGAESTVASVVRQSGSADPTILPALLRLQFHDCFVRGCDGSVLIKGGSGSAEVDNSKHQGLRGLEIIEGAKTQLEAQCPGVVSCADIVALAARDAVAFTGGPSFDVPTGRRDGKVSNIRDADALPDVHDGIDALRSKFRANGLDEKDLVLLTAAHTVGTTACFFLQDRLYNTPLPGGGRGADPTIPPGFLSELKSRCAPGDFNTRLPLDRGSGNVFDTSILRNIRNGFAVIGSDAALYNDTATVDVVDSYSGLLSNFFGPYFRQDFADAMVRMGSIGVVTGGAGEVRKVCSKFN; this is translated from the exons ATGGCGAGAAGGTGTAGTCGTAGCAATGGTACCAACGTGACAGGCTTGGGCTTGGCCATGGCGGCctcatggctgctgctgctcgccggcGTCTCCGACGGCCAGCTCCAGGTGGGGTTCTACTCCCGGACCTGCCCCGGCGCCGAGTCCACGGTCGCCTCCGTCGTCCGGCAGTCCGGCTCCGCCGACCCAACCATCCTCCCggcgctcctccgcctccagttccacgactgcttcgtccgCGGCTGCGACGGCTCCGTCCTCATCaagggcggcagcggcagcgccgaGGTCGACAACAGCAAGCACCAGGGCCTCCGCGGGCTCGAGATCATCGAGGGCGCCAAGACCCAGCTCGAGGCCCAGTGCCCCGgcgtcgtctcctgcgccgacattgtcgccctcgccgcccgcgacgcCGTCGCATTC ACCGGCGGGCCGTCGTTCGACGTGCCGACGGGGCGTCGCGACGGGAAGGTGTCGAACAtccgcgacgccgacgcgctCCCCGACGTGCACGACGGCATCGACGCGCTGCGCTCCAAGTTCCGCGCCAACGGGCTCGACGAGAAGGACCTCGTCCTCCTCACGGCGGCGCACACGGTGGGCACGACGGCGTGCTTCTTCCTGCAGGACCGGCTCTACAACACCCctctccccggcggcggccgcggcgccgaccCCACGATCCCGCCGGGGTTCCTGTCGGAGCTCAAGTCCCGGTGCGCGCCGGGGGACTTCAACACGCGGCTGCCGCTGGACCGCGGCAGCGGCAACGTCTTCGACACCTCCATCCTCCGCAACATCCGCAACGGCTTCGCCGTCATCGGCTCCGACGCCGCGCTCTACAACGACACGGCCACCGTCGACGTCGTCGACTCCTACTCCGGCCTGCTCAGCAACTTCTTCGGGCCATACTTCCGCCAGGACTTCGCCGACGCCATGGTCCGCATGGGCAGCATCGGCgtcgtcaccggcggcgccggcgaggtcagGAAGGTCTGCTCCAAGTTCAACTGA